From the Butyrivibrio fibrisolvens genome, one window contains:
- a CDS encoding glycoside hydrolase family 28 protein: MAFEILKTGARFIILKINDGGKYNTIYKYEYEIIPKESMIVPDPKPVRGMTDRCINLITGLLPDMDYEIRITNTCGDEDGVSELSVHTLHETVTLNALEFGAICDGEHDDTMAIQTAINVCPESGRVLIPSGRYAVTALFLKSHISIEIEDGAVLIGTKDKSKLPILPGIVRSYDEDSEYNFASWEGNPLRQYASMITGFDVEDCIIYGHGTLDGNAGFDDWWKIDKEHFTVARPNMFFVNNCSDIMLAGLLIRQSPCWTLHPYFSKNIDVIDVKIENPWNSPNTDGFDPESCSGMRVLGVHFSLGDDCIAIKSGKIYMGRKHKRPSCDMLVAHCLMESGHGAVTVGSEIAGGVNNVKVTDCLFHDTDRGLRIKTRRGRGKDSVLDNIIFENIEMDHVLTPFVVNSFYFCDPDGKTDYVQSRESFPVDDRTPSIGRLVFRNISAQDTEYAAAYYLGLPESPIEEILMENVTVRYKDDAKAGQPAMSNGVPDTSKMGIYAENVKNLILSNVDIQGQDGEVVIRKGIS; this comes from the coding sequence ATGGCATTTGAAATACTAAAAACAGGAGCCCGTTTTATCATTCTTAAGATAAACGATGGCGGTAAATATAATACAATCTATAAATATGAATATGAGATTATACCAAAAGAAAGTATGATCGTTCCTGATCCAAAGCCTGTACGTGGGATGACAGATCGTTGCATAAATCTTATAACAGGTCTTCTTCCTGATATGGATTATGAGATCAGGATCACTAACACATGCGGCGATGAAGATGGCGTATCTGAGCTTTCGGTACATACTTTACATGAAACAGTTACTCTTAATGCTTTAGAGTTTGGAGCTATCTGTGATGGAGAGCATGACGATACTATGGCTATTCAGACAGCTATAAATGTCTGCCCTGAAAGCGGAAGAGTCCTTATTCCTTCTGGAAGATATGCTGTTACAGCTCTTTTTCTTAAGTCTCATATTAGTATTGAGATTGAAGATGGGGCAGTTCTTATAGGAACCAAAGATAAGTCAAAGCTTCCTATCCTCCCTGGGATTGTCAGAAGCTATGATGAGGATTCTGAATACAACTTTGCAAGCTGGGAAGGCAATCCTTTAAGACAGTATGCGTCTATGATCACAGGATTTGATGTAGAGGACTGCATCATATACGGACATGGAACTTTGGATGGTAATGCAGGCTTTGATGACTGGTGGAAGATTGACAAGGAGCATTTTACTGTCGCAAGGCCCAATATGTTCTTTGTTAATAATTGTAGTGATATCATGCTGGCAGGTCTTCTTATAAGACAGTCACCTTGCTGGACACTTCATCCATATTTTTCAAAGAATATCGATGTAATAGATGTGAAGATTGAAAATCCCTGGAATTCTCCAAATACTGATGGATTCGATCCTGAGTCCTGTAGCGGTATGAGGGTTCTTGGCGTTCATTTTAGTCTTGGAGATGACTGTATAGCAATTAAGTCCGGCAAGATATATATGGGAAGGAAACATAAGCGTCCCTCATGCGATATGCTTGTGGCACACTGCCTCATGGAATCCGGACACGGTGCTGTTACAGTTGGGTCCGAGATTGCCGGCGGTGTTAATAATGTCAAGGTTACAGACTGCCTGTTCCATGATACGGACAGAGGACTTAGGATCAAGACAAGGCGAGGAAGAGGCAAGGATTCTGTTCTTGACAATATAATATTTGAAAATATTGAGATGGATCATGTGCTTACGCCTTTTGTAGTCAACAGTTTCTATTTCTGTGATCCTGACGGTAAGACGGATTATGTACAGTCAAGAGAAAGCTTTCCTGTAGATGACAGAACTCCCTCTATAGGCCGTCTTGTATTTAGAAATATAAGTGCACAAGATACAGAATATGCTGCCGCATATTATCTTGGACTTCCTGAATCTCCTATCGAAGAGATCCTTATGGAGAATGTCACAGTAAGATACAAGGATGATGCGAAGGCCGGACAGCCTGCCATGTCAAATGGAGTTCCTGATACCAGCAAGATGGGTATATATGCTGAAAATGTAAAAAATCTCATTTTAAGTAATGTTGATATACAGGGCCAGGATGGTGAAGTTGTGATAAGGAAAGGAATATCATAA
- the kduI gene encoding 5-dehydro-4-deoxy-D-glucuronate isomerase, which produces MELRTAASPKDVKYYDTKRLREEFLVEKVFFEDEIKLVYSHIDRIIFGGAMPVNKELKLEAGDELRAQYFLERRELGIINIGGDGTVTADGEVYEIAARDGMYIGKGTKDIVFASKDPKNPAKFYMCSGPAHMTYPTKRILKDSKATKEYDVEIKPENKKELGSMEDANHRTINKYILPGQVESCQLEMGMTHLEPGSVWNTMPCHTHDRRMEVYLYFDMPEDAFVTHYMGEPQETRHIIMRNEQAVISPSWSIHAGSGSRNYTFIWGMVGENQDFDDMDEVRMQDLL; this is translated from the coding sequence ATGGAACTTAGAACAGCGGCATCTCCCAAGGATGTCAAATATTATGACACAAAAAGACTCAGAGAAGAATTCCTTGTTGAGAAGGTTTTCTTTGAAGATGAGATAAAGCTTGTATACAGCCATATCGATCGTATTATATTTGGCGGCGCTATGCCTGTTAATAAAGAGCTTAAGCTTGAAGCTGGAGATGAACTTCGTGCTCAGTACTTCCTTGAAAGAAGAGAGCTTGGAATCATCAATATCGGCGGTGATGGAACAGTTACAGCTGATGGAGAGGTTTATGAGATTGCAGCACGTGACGGAATGTATATAGGTAAAGGGACTAAGGATATCGTATTTGCATCCAAAGATCCAAAGAATCCTGCAAAGTTCTACATGTGCTCAGGTCCTGCTCACATGACATATCCAACCAAGAGAATCCTTAAAGATAGTAAGGCTACAAAGGAATATGACGTAGAGATCAAGCCTGAGAACAAAAAAGAGCTTGGTTCTATGGAAGATGCAAACCACCGTACTATTAATAAATATATCCTTCCAGGTCAGGTAGAATCCTGTCAGCTTGAGATGGGAATGACTCATCTTGAACCGGGAAGTGTTTGGAATACAATGCCATGTCATACACATGATCGTCGTATGGAAGTATATCTTTACTTCGATATGCCGGAGGATGCATTTGTAACTCATTATATGGGCGAGCCTCAGGAGACAAGACATATCATTATGAGAAATGAGCAGGCTGTAATATCTCCAAGCTGGTCTATCCACGCAGGTTCAGGCTCTAGGAACTATACTTTCATCTGGGGTATGGTCGGAGAGAATCAGGACTTTGATGATATGGACGAAGTAAGGATGCAGGATCTTCTGTAA
- a CDS encoding carbohydrate ABC transporter permease: MAKAQLRKKSGIHAFDVVNYLVFIIISLIIIIPLWKVVVDSFNAVGIYQFKLWPTQPTILGYKTIFETSKLYLPFWNSVWTTVVGTLVGLIMSTLGGYVLNQYDMPGRTFFSYFLLVTMIFSGGMIPEYLVMKQLGLVDNTWILVFKHGMNVYNLVLMKNFFEGIPGSLYEAAKIDGCSPMGIFFKIVLPLSKAALASIGLMFAVTVWNDYSTVQIYITNTKLVNFQYQLRVMIMDGDTPTTQYNVAQETLYYAAIVCAILPFMAAYPFLQKYFVKGVNVGAVKE; the protein is encoded by the coding sequence ATGGCAAAAGCACAATTACGAAAGAAGTCGGGCATACATGCATTTGATGTTGTCAACTATCTTGTATTTATAATCATTTCACTTATTATTATCATTCCGCTTTGGAAGGTTGTAGTAGATTCCTTCAACGCTGTCGGAATCTACCAGTTCAAGCTCTGGCCTACACAGCCTACAATCCTTGGATATAAGACTATATTCGAAACATCCAAGCTTTATCTTCCATTCTGGAACTCAGTATGGACAACAGTAGTAGGAACACTTGTAGGTCTTATAATGTCAACACTTGGTGGTTATGTACTTAACCAGTATGATATGCCCGGAAGAACATTTTTCTCATATTTCCTTCTTGTGACAATGATCTTCTCCGGTGGTATGATCCCTGAATACCTTGTCATGAAGCAACTTGGTCTTGTTGATAACACATGGATCCTTGTTTTCAAGCATGGTATGAATGTATATAACCTTGTACTTATGAAGAACTTCTTCGAAGGAATCCCAGGATCACTTTATGAAGCTGCCAAGATTGACGGCTGCAGCCCTATGGGAATCTTCTTCAAGATAGTACTTCCTCTTTCCAAGGCAGCACTGGCATCAATCGGTCTTATGTTTGCAGTTACTGTATGGAATGACTACAGCACAGTTCAGATTTATATTACTAATACTAAACTCGTTAACTTCCAGTATCAGCTTCGTGTCATGATCATGGATGGTGATACACCGACAACACAGTACAATGTAGCCCAGGAGACACTTTACTATGCAGCTATCGTATGCGCTATTCTTCCTTTCATGGCAGCATATCCATTCCTTCAGAAATACTTTGTTAAGGGCGTAAATGTCGGTGCTGTAAAAGAATGA
- a CDS encoding family 43 glycosylhydrolase, whose product MKEHLGYDLSDTYRNPVMRSFHADPSIVRVGDDYYMVNSSFIYFPGIPISHSKDLVNWQLIGYAVTDPDWASEHLGRLEGGRGFWAPDISYHDGRFYICATLRNNDDMEYPQTQIVTSSDRPEGPYDTPVIHNISGIDPSLFTDDDGRRYMLLNRGACLVEVSSDGKRILSDPEMIAYGWSGHAPEGPHLIKKDGYYYCFLAEGGTGRGHMITVLRSRNLKGPYENCPYNPIMTQKDPIAPIQCCGHGKPVMTQDGSWYMVYLCERMIDGKWGMLGRETALDKITWTADGWPIVNMRKGPSYIAKLPYDRKDSTYVANDSKIPNDGKYNMTIPAVTGRKRKCPEVHGCTSIPDITGRKRECPEVHGCTSIPGFVWLFARTADKKFVDVRQDSSIMIKGDGRDLCDIGCRSFAVYNQKDLVCRDEIQMISPNGLLDHEEAGMTLYYDENSYIKFGLRKQDGCTKAVITEYRDDRYIYEHIFNIEDISENTFTLITDYTQRTFFLNGRCLYIAKDVTGICSEGLSKGKRFTSAMIGAYVFGNNTHIFIRRSEE is encoded by the coding sequence TTGAAAGAACATCTGGGTTATGATCTGAGTGATACCTACAGGAATCCGGTCATGAGATCATTTCATGCAGATCCTTCCATAGTAAGGGTTGGAGATGACTATTATATGGTCAACTCCAGCTTTATCTATTTTCCCGGAATACCGATTTCTCATTCCAAAGATCTTGTCAACTGGCAGCTCATTGGATATGCAGTTACAGATCCTGACTGGGCATCGGAGCATCTTGGCAGACTTGAAGGTGGCAGGGGATTCTGGGCGCCGGATATAAGTTATCATGATGGTAGATTCTATATCTGCGCAACCCTTCGTAACAACGATGATATGGAATATCCGCAGACTCAGATCGTCACAAGCTCGGATAGACCGGAAGGTCCTTATGATACTCCTGTGATCCATAATATTAGTGGAATAGATCCGTCTCTTTTTACAGATGATGATGGAAGAAGATATATGCTTCTTAATAGAGGGGCATGTCTTGTGGAAGTGTCATCTGATGGAAAGCGGATACTATCTGATCCTGAAATGATAGCTTACGGCTGGTCAGGCCATGCTCCGGAGGGACCGCATCTTATTAAAAAGGACGGTTATTATTACTGCTTCCTTGCTGAGGGTGGTACCGGCAGAGGGCACATGATCACTGTCCTTAGATCTAGGAATCTCAAAGGTCCTTATGAGAACTGTCCTTACAATCCTATCATGACGCAAAAAGATCCTATTGCTCCTATCCAGTGCTGTGGCCATGGCAAGCCTGTTATGACGCAGGATGGCAGCTGGTACATGGTATATCTGTGTGAGAGGATGATAGATGGCAAATGGGGGATGCTTGGAAGAGAGACTGCCCTTGATAAGATCACATGGACAGCGGACGGCTGGCCTATTGTAAATATGCGCAAGGGTCCTTCTTATATAGCCAAGCTCCCATATGATCGCAAGGATTCTACCTATGTTGCTAACGATTCCAAAATTCCGAATGACGGAAAATATAATATGACTATTCCCGCCGTTACAGGACGTAAAAGGAAATGTCCAGAAGTACACGGATGTACTTCTATTCCCGACATTACAGGACGTAAAAGGGAATGTCCAGAAGTACATGGATGTACTTCTATTCCCGGCTTTGTATGGCTCTTTGCAAGAACTGCGGATAAAAAGTTTGTAGATGTCAGGCAGGACAGTTCTATCATGATCAAAGGAGATGGGAGAGATCTGTGTGACATTGGTTGCAGGAGTTTTGCTGTATATAATCAAAAAGACCTTGTCTGCAGGGATGAGATACAGATGATAAGTCCAAATGGCCTTTTGGATCATGAAGAAGCCGGGATGACTTTATATTATGATGAGAATTCCTATATCAAATTTGGACTTAGAAAGCAAGATGGATGTACCAAAGCTGTGATCACAGAGTATAGAGATGACAGGTATATTTATGAGCATATATTTAATATAGAAGATATATCAGAAAATACGTTCACGCTTATAACAGATTATACCCAAAGGACGTTCTTTCTTAATGGAAGATGTCTGTATATCGCCAAAGATGTGACTGGCATATGCTCCGAAGGATTGTCCAAGGGCAAGAGATTTACATCTGCTATGATCGGCGCCTATGTATTTGGCAATAATACACATATATTTATAAGAAGAAGTGAAGAATAA
- a CDS encoding ankyrin repeat domain-containing protein — protein MNIYSSKSEKGFKEGIEAALSGDLELVKQKTRHGLNLEDTDEHGRSVLHYAVLGGNLEIVRYLVLSCQMDPTYADEWLITPYDLAGEELYLEALGMLPSGGKAVYGGLSVKASQDYIYQKYYFKSKDNNKNSNSDSNEDGNNDNRKDIYTF, from the coding sequence ATGAATATTTATTCTTCGAAATCAGAAAAAGGCTTTAAAGAAGGAATTGAGGCAGCTCTTAGCGGTGATCTTGAACTTGTAAAACAAAAGACACGTCATGGTCTGAATCTTGAAGATACTGATGAGCATGGAAGGAGCGTGCTTCACTATGCGGTTCTTGGAGGCAATCTTGAAATAGTAAGATATCTGGTGCTTAGCTGCCAGATGGATCCTACCTATGCAGATGAATGGCTTATAACTCCATATGACCTTGCAGGAGAAGAACTGTATCTTGAAGCGTTAGGTATGCTGCCATCCGGTGGGAAAGCAGTATATGGCGGACTATCTGTCAAAGCCTCACAGGATTATATCTATCAAAAATATTATTTTAAATCAAAAGATAATAATAAAAATAGTAATTCGGATAGTAATGAAGATGGTAATAATGATAACAGAAAAGATATATATACTTTTTGA
- a CDS encoding ABC transporter permease — MSKKYKQADLALGAVRNKKPLGQRIWNSRGYYLMFLPVFIFVIIMYYWPMLGVRYSFYSYKLKNIHWVGLENFQIMFAKAEFWAALKNTLIISIAKLLINTFAAVIISVFLNEMGNIIAKKAFQTVIYLPHFMSYAVVAAIFTLFLSNSSTGFINETLKEWGVISTSIDFLHSTKMWRPIFYLINMWKETGWGTVIFLATLAGINPEIYEAADIDGATRLQKIWYVTVPELANTIIIVLILNIAKVLNIFEPVFVLYNSRVYDVADVISTYIYRQTFLQFIPDYGYTTAVGLFKSVVGGILMLLSNFASKKVRGRGII; from the coding sequence ATGAGTAAAAAGTATAAGCAGGCTGATCTTGCTCTTGGTGCAGTTAGAAACAAGAAGCCTCTGGGGCAGCGAATATGGAATTCAAGAGGTTATTACCTCATGTTCCTTCCGGTATTCATTTTCGTTATCATCATGTATTACTGGCCAATGCTTGGAGTAAGATATTCTTTCTACAGCTACAAGCTCAAGAATATCCATTGGGTTGGTCTTGAAAATTTCCAGATAATGTTTGCAAAAGCAGAGTTCTGGGCAGCACTAAAAAACACACTTATTATTTCTATAGCTAAGCTACTTATTAACACATTCGCAGCTGTTATCATTTCTGTTTTTCTTAATGAAATGGGTAATATAATTGCCAAGAAAGCATTCCAGACAGTTATTTACCTTCCGCACTTTATGTCATATGCGGTTGTAGCAGCTATCTTCACTCTTTTCTTATCCAATTCATCAACAGGTTTCATCAATGAGACTTTAAAAGAATGGGGAGTTATCTCAACTAGCATTGACTTCCTCCATTCAACTAAGATGTGGAGACCTATTTTCTATTTGATCAATATGTGGAAAGAAACAGGTTGGGGAACAGTTATCTTCCTTGCAACTCTTGCAGGTATCAATCCTGAGATCTACGAAGCCGCAGATATTGACGGTGCCACAAGACTTCAGAAGATCTGGTATGTAACAGTTCCTGAACTTGCTAATACTATTATCATCGTACTCATCCTGAACATAGCTAAGGTTCTTAATATCTTCGAGCCTGTATTCGTTCTCTATAACTCACGAGTATACGATGTAGCAGATGTTATCTCCACTTATATATATCGTCAGACATTCCTGCAGTTCATTCCTGATTATGGTTATACTACTGCTGTTGGTTTGTTCAAATCAGTTGTTGGTGGTATTCTCATGCTGCTTAGTAACTTTGCAAGTAAAAAAGTCCGCGGACGCGGTATTATTTAA
- a CDS encoding sugar phosphate isomerase/epimerase family protein: MISLGLRFHDSMEVPFEERLKNIRGQGFTCVHIALSKVKDIPSSVEALTPGYAMWLKREFQKADLDVAVIGCYKNLANPSKDKLKQIQEEYMANLRFASILGAGVVGTETGMPNEDYHYEPEAAKSDEALKIFIDGLRPVVRYAESVGQIIAIEPVWRHIVSTPERARIVLDQIESPNLQIIFDPVNLISPYEYEKRDETIARTIDILGKDIAMIHLKDCRLDANEVKSMGCGLGDMDYTQIVKFALERKDHIHATLEDTKPNSAEVSRRCIEGYENKILGK, from the coding sequence ATGATCAGTCTTGGACTACGCTTCCATGATTCTATGGAAGTACCCTTTGAAGAACGACTCAAAAATATTCGCGGGCAGGGTTTTACCTGTGTTCATATTGCACTTTCTAAAGTAAAAGATATCCCATCATCTGTAGAAGCCCTTACACCGGGCTATGCTATGTGGCTTAAAAGGGAGTTTCAAAAAGCAGATCTTGATGTTGCGGTAATAGGCTGTTACAAGAATCTTGCCAATCCTTCCAAGGACAAATTAAAGCAGATTCAGGAAGAATATATGGCCAACCTTCGCTTTGCATCAATACTTGGAGCAGGTGTAGTTGGAACAGAAACAGGTATGCCCAATGAAGATTATCATTATGAGCCTGAGGCAGCCAAATCTGATGAAGCATTGAAGATATTCATAGACGGACTAAGGCCTGTAGTCAGATATGCAGAAAGCGTTGGACAGATAATAGCAATAGAGCCTGTGTGGAGACACATTGTATCTACTCCCGAAAGAGCAAGGATCGTTCTGGATCAGATTGAATCACCCAATCTTCAGATTATCTTTGATCCGGTTAATCTCATATCTCCTTATGAATATGAGAAGAGAGATGAGACTATTGCAAGAACTATAGATATCCTTGGTAAGGATATTGCTATGATACATCTTAAAGACTGCAGACTTGATGCCAATGAAGTAAAGTCCATGGGATGCGGCCTTGGAGATATGGACTATACACAGATAGTAAAATTTGCTCTGGAGAGAAAAGATCACATCCATGCAACTTTGGAGGATACAAAGCCTAACAGTGCAGAAGTATCCAGAAGATGTATTGAAGGATATGAGAACAAGATCCTGGGAAAGTGA
- a CDS encoding aminotransferase class I/II-fold pyridoxal phosphate-dependent enzyme → MDLSRQQRAPICDALEKFRKKRVVPFDVPGHKRGRGNPELTKLLGQQCVGIDVNSMKPLDNLCNPVSVIAEAEELMADAFGAAYAFLMVGGTTSAVQAMVLSVCAKGDKIILPRNVHKSVINALILCGAIPVYVKPKIHPVIGVALGMEKESLLEAINANPDAKAVLINNPTYYGICSDLVGLTQIAHEHGLKVLCDEAHGTQLYFADDLPIAGMKAGADMAAISMHKSGGSLTQSSVLLLGENMDRAHVRQIINLTQTTSASYLLLSSLDISRRNLALRGRESFAKVKEMSEYARNEINAIGDYYAYGKELIDGSSVYDFDVTKLCVFTKPIGLTGIEVYDLLRDEYDIQMEFGDLGTIMAYISIGDRMQDIERLASALSDIRRLYKKDKEDLAYVDAVTPKVVCSPQESFYAKKVSLPIHETAGRVCGESVMCYPPGIPILSPGELITEDLIGMILYARDKGCSLQGMADPSADNLQVLEGVKGA, encoded by the coding sequence ATGGATTTAAGCAGACAACAACGCGCACCTATCTGCGATGCGCTTGAGAAATTCCGTAAAAAAAGGGTGGTTCCTTTCGATGTTCCGGGCCACAAGAGAGGACGTGGCAATCCGGAGCTTACAAAGCTTTTAGGACAGCAGTGCGTAGGCATTGACGTCAACAGTATGAAACCACTTGATAATCTGTGCAATCCGGTTTCTGTTATTGCAGAAGCAGAGGAACTCATGGCTGATGCTTTTGGTGCAGCTTATGCTTTTCTCATGGTAGGAGGTACGACCAGTGCTGTTCAGGCAATGGTCTTATCTGTGTGTGCCAAAGGTGACAAGATCATACTCCCCCGAAATGTTCATAAAAGCGTTATCAACGCACTCATTCTGTGCGGAGCTATTCCGGTATATGTAAAACCGAAGATTCATCCTGTCATTGGAGTTGCTCTTGGTATGGAGAAGGAATCCCTTCTTGAAGCCATCAATGCAAATCCCGATGCCAAGGCTGTACTTATAAATAATCCAACTTATTATGGCATATGTTCTGATCTCGTAGGTCTTACCCAGATCGCACATGAGCATGGTCTTAAGGTTCTGTGCGATGAAGCTCACGGAACACAGCTGTACTTTGCAGACGACCTTCCTATAGCAGGAATGAAGGCCGGCGCTGATATGGCTGCAATATCCATGCACAAGTCAGGCGGATCGCTTACCCAGAGTTCTGTCCTTTTACTTGGTGAAAATATGGACAGAGCCCACGTTCGTCAGATCATAAATCTAACACAGACAACCTCAGCAAGTTACCTGCTCTTATCAAGTCTTGATATCAGTAGACGCAATCTTGCACTTAGGGGCAGAGAATCTTTTGCCAAAGTCAAAGAGATGAGTGAATATGCAAGAAATGAGATCAATGCAATAGGTGACTACTACGCCTACGGCAAAGAGCTCATCGACGGCTCCAGTGTATATGACTTCGACGTGACCAAGCTATGCGTATTCACCAAACCCATCGGTCTTACCGGCATAGAAGTATATGATCTTCTCAGAGATGAGTACGATATACAGATGGAATTCGGAGATCTGGGAACTATCATGGCATACATCTCAATAGGAGATCGTATGCAGGATATTGAGAGACTTGCAAGCGCCCTGTCTGATATAAGACGTCTTTACAAAAAAGACAAGGAAGATCTGGCATATGTTGATGCTGTAACTCCTAAGGTTGTATGTTCACCTCAGGAATCCTTCTATGCAAAGAAGGTATCTCTTCCGATACATGAAACAGCCGGGCGAGTATGCGGCGAATCAGTTATGTGCTATCCGCCGGGAATCCCGATATTATCGCCAGGCGAACTTATAACCGAAGATCTTATCGGCATGATCCTGTATGCAAGAGACAAGGGATGTTCTTTGCAAGGAATGGCTGACCCTTCCGCAGATAACCTTCAGGTACTGGAGGGGGTAAAAGGCGCATAA
- a CDS encoding glycoside hydrolase 43 family protein, producing the protein MYQNPILYADYSDPDVIRVGQDFYMVASSFTYLPGVPLLHSKDLVHWEIINYCVSKLPFDKYNRPSHGSGTWAPSIRYHDDTFIVFIPLPDEGIMVARSKDPYGQFQLNMLCTSKGWIDPCPIWDDDGRAYMVYALARSRCGIKHRLMLVEIDPECTRLIGEPMLIFDGEQVAPTTEGPKIYKKDDYYYILMPSGGVATGWQSCLRSRDIHGPYEYKVVMHQGCTDINGPHQGGWVDTPDGRNWFVHFQDVHELGRITHLQPMCFINGWPFIGSDLDGDGIGEPVKEWSDPVEGAPEYKISTSDDFRSDKLGLQWQWQANPNEDWYQLDDGHLILYCMAPGGRENLLWYAGNVLTQIPQSKAFTVTTSIHLYPGEDGDIAACGIVGQKYSYAGIKRMQGKNFVVMFKGDVTNKEFEGEATETSCDAQLIDSGHIFMKIVVREDKSYNYYYSLDGVSYKELGKTQMLERATWTGAKICLWSANMNNKGSGNGYGRYDWVYITDDTAKE; encoded by the coding sequence ATGTATCAAAATCCGATTTTATATGCTGATTATTCAGATCCTGATGTTATACGTGTAGGCCAGGATTTTTATATGGTGGCATCATCTTTTACATATCTGCCCGGAGTTCCACTTCTTCATTCTAAAGATCTGGTTCACTGGGAGATAATCAATTACTGCGTTTCAAAACTTCCTTTTGATAAGTACAACAGACCTTCTCACGGCTCCGGAACCTGGGCTCCGTCTATTAGATATCATGATGACACATTTATTGTGTTTATCCCTCTTCCGGATGAGGGCATCATGGTAGCCAGAAGTAAAGATCCATACGGCCAGTTCCAGCTTAACATGCTATGTACATCTAAAGGCTGGATAGATCCTTGCCCTATCTGGGATGATGATGGAAGAGCATATATGGTATATGCACTTGCAAGGAGTAGATGTGGTATCAAGCACAGGCTCATGCTAGTGGAGATTGATCCTGAGTGTACAAGGCTTATTGGTGAGCCTATGCTTATCTTTGATGGAGAGCAAGTGGCGCCTACAACAGAAGGCCCCAAGATTTATAAGAAGGATGACTATTACTATATTCTTATGCCATCCGGAGGCGTTGCGACAGGTTGGCAGTCATGCCTTAGATCCAGGGATATACACGGACCTTATGAGTACAAGGTTGTAATGCATCAGGGCTGTACGGATATCAATGGTCCTCACCAGGGAGGCTGGGTTGATACACCGGATGGTCGTAACTGGTTCGTTCATTTTCAGGATGTTCATGAACTTGGAAGGATCACACATCTTCAGCCTATGTGTTTTATTAACGGATGGCCCTTTATAGGAAGTGATCTTGACGGTGACGGGATAGGAGAGCCTGTCAAGGAATGGTCTGATCCTGTTGAAGGTGCTCCTGAATATAAGATAAGTACATCTGATGACTTTAGATCTGATAAGCTTGGGCTTCAGTGGCAGTGGCAGGCCAATCCCAACGAAGACTGGTATCAGCTTGATGATGGGCATCTTATTCTTTACTGTATGGCTCCTGGAGGAAGAGAGAATCTTTTGTGGTATGCGGGCAATGTCCTGACTCAGATACCTCAGAGTAAAGCTTTTACTGTGACTACATCGATCCATCTGTATCCCGGAGAAGATGGGGATATAGCTGCTTGCGGTATTGTGGGGCAGAAGTATTCCTATGCCGGGATCAAGCGTATGCAGGGCAAGAACTTCGTTGTTATGTTCAAAGGAGATGTTACTAACAAGGAATTCGAAGGAGAAGCTACCGAGACTTCATGCGATGCACAGTTAATAGATTCGGGCCATATATTTATGAAGATAGTGGTTCGTGAAGATAAATCTTATAACTATTACTATTCGCTTGACGGAGTGTCTTATAAAGAGCTTGGCAAAACACAGATGCTGGAAAGAGCAACATGGACAGGCGCCAAGATATGCCTTTGGTCAGCCAATATGAATAATAAAGGAAGTGGCAATGGCTATGGTAGATATGACTGGGTATATATCACAGATGATACGGCGAAAGAGTAA